DNA from Desulfuromonas sp. AOP6:
ATCAATTTGCATCGGCAGCTGCAATGGCAGTTGCAAACAATCCTGCCACAACATATAACCCTCTATTTATATATGGTGGTGTGGGCCTCGGTAAAACCCATCTTATAAATGCAATAGGAAATAAAATCATATCTGAAAATTCTTCTATGAAAGTGTGTTACTACACTTCTGAAAAATTTATGAATGAATTAATAAATTCTCTCAGATACGCTAAGATGGATGAATTCAGAAATAAATTCAGAAGTATGGATGTTCTTTTAATAGATGATGTTCAATTTATAGCTGGTAAAGAAAGAACACAAGAAGAATTTTTTCACACTTTTAACTCTTTATATGAATCTCACAAACAAATAGTTGTCACATCAGATAAATTTCCAAAAGAAATACCAGGTTTAGAAGAACGATTAAGATCAAGATTCGAATGGGGTTTAATTGCTGACATACAAGCTCCTGATATCGAAACAAAACAAGCGATTTTAAAAATGAAGGCAGAACAAAATAAAATACATCTTCCAGAAGATGTTGCCTTATTCTTATCTAATTCAATAAGTAGCAATGTCAGAGAATTAGAGGGATATTTAGTAAGATTAGGTGCTTACGCAAGTTTAACAGCAACACCAGTAACGCTTACTATGGCCAAGGAAGTTTTAAAAGATATACTTGTTGAGAAAAATAAAGAAATAACAGTTGAAGAAATACAAAAAATAGTAGGAGCATATTTTAATTTAAAAATTATTGATTTGAAATCATCAAAAAGACTAAAAAATCTTGTTCTGCCTAGACAAATAGCAATGTATTTATCAAGACAACTAACGTCATGCTCTTTTCCTGATATAGGAGAAAAATTTGGGGGAAAAGATCATTCAACTATAATACACGCAATTAAAAAGATAGAAAAAGCAATGAATGAAGATATTGAATTAAGATTAACAATATCAAATATAAGAAACAGTATAACCAGTTAGATTGATGTTGTTTAAAACAAATGTATAAATTGTTTACAACTCTCTTCTTATAAACAAAAAATGTCATTAAAAATACTTACTAACAAAAAGAGAATTTTTTCAAAATTTTACCAACAGGTTTTTAAATTTTCTAAGCATCTAAAATTTAATGATTTTTTATAGATATCAACAAACTAACAGCACCTATTACTACTACTATAATATCTTTTTAAAACCATAATAATAATAGAGTAAAACTCCTGGAGGGGAAAATGTATTTTATAATCTCAAAAGATCATTTTCTTAAAGGTTTAGGAAAAGTTCAGGGAATTGTAGAAAAAAGAAACACTATTCCTATATTATCAAACGTGTTAATCGAAGCAAAAGACAATGAAGTGATTTTTACTGCGACTGATTTAGAGGTGGGCATGCAGACATCTTATGAATCAGACGTAAAACAAAATGGAAAAATAACGGTTTCGGCAAAAAAAATATATGAAATTGTAAAAGAGTTGCCAGATAAAGATATCTCTTTCAAAGCAAAAGATAATTCATGGATAGAAATAAAGTGTAACAAATCTATTTTTAATATAGTCGGATTATCATCCGATGAATTTCCTTTTTTTCCAGCAATTCAAAATATTTCCTATTTCGATGTAAATTCAGAAATAATAAAAGAAATGTTGGATAAAACCTCTTTTTCTATTTCAAATGACGAAACGAAATATAATCTCAACGGTATTTTTGTAAAAACCATAAATTACAAAAACGAAAATAAACTAAGATTTGTTTCTACTGATGGCCACAGATTATCTTTAATTCAAAAGAATACTGAGGTAAGTGATATTTCTGAATTAAAAAAAGGAATTATAATACCTAAAAAAGGGATAACAGAATTAAGAAAAATAGTCGATGAAAGTTTTAATTCAATAAAAATAGGATTTATCGATAATAATCTTGTTGTAATACAGGGAAAAACAACGGTTTTAATGAGGTTAGTAGATGGAGAATTTCCCGATTATGATCGCGTTATTCCAAAAGAAAACAACATAGATATAGAAATAAATGTGAACGAATTTTTTCATGCACTTAAAAGAATTTCTATTTTGGCAAGTGAAAAATCGAAAGGGGTCAAATTTTTATTCAAGGAAAATATATTAGAAATATCATCTTCTAATCCAGACTATGGCGATGCTAAAGAAGATCTAACTATAAATTATAATGGTCCTGAATTATCAATTGGATTCAACGCAAAGTATCTCATAGATATAATGAGTAGTTTTACAGATAAAAATATTAAAATTTCAATCAAGGATAATTTATCACCAGGACTTCTCACCCCGGTTGATAGTTCAGATTATATAGCTGTAGTTATGCCAATGCGAATTTAATCCTAAAATATGATTTTAAAAAACCTAAATATCAAAAACTTCAGAAATTTACATACTCTAAAATTGGATTTTTCTGAAAAATTTAATTTTATTTATGGTAAGAACGGTCAAGGTAAAACGAATATAATTGAGGCTATTTATTTACTGGCTAATCTCAAAAGTTTTAGAGTTTCAAAAAATTCGGAACTCATTACATTTCACAAAAATAAAGCATCTATTAACTCAACTGTGAATTTTAGTAATTATAATAATATATATAATCTTATAATAGAAAATGAATCTAAAAAGATTTTTATAAATGATAAAAAACCAACCAATTTAAATGATTATTATGGTGATTTAAAAGTAATAGTATTTAATCCGGACGATATAAATATAATAAAAGGTTATCCCCAACAAAGAAGAGCTCTATTAGATAGAGCTATTTTTCTTTCTGATAAAAATTATTTAAATAAACTCATTTTTTTTAACAAGTGCTTAAAACAACGCAATTTGATATTAAAAAATGACACTAAAAATATAGATGTATATAACGAAATATTTTTAAAATCATCTTTTGATATCTATTATGAAAGAAAAAAATATATAAACAGAATTAAACCAATTTTTAATAAAATTTATAAAGAAATTACTAATAATAATGAAGATCCGAATATCATCTATAATGAAAACGATATAAAAATTTTAATGGCAAAACTAGAAGAAAATATTGAAAAAAATATTGAAAAAGAAAAAATTTATGGGATGACACTTTATGGTCCACACAGAGATGATCCTTTTTTTTTATTAAACGATTTATTAATAAAAAAATATGGATCACAGGGGCAGCAAAAATCATTTATGTTAGCTTTCAAATCCGCACAAGTATTTGATATAAAGAATGAAACTGGTTTTTGTCCAATATTGCTTTTAGATGACATGACAAGCGAACTTGATAGTGATCGTCGAAAATATTTTTATAAATTTCTTTTTAATCATGAAGGACAAGTTTTTTTAACGGGTACAGATAAAAATGTTTTCGAAGATAAAGTTTTTATGGCGAGTAAATTTTTTGAAGTGATAAATGGAAGTATTAATTAATTTAGTTGAGGTTTAAAAATGACAGAACCAAATTCTAATGTTTATGGAGCCGACAGTATAAAAGTATTGGAAGGCCTTTCAGCAGTGCGAAAACGTCCAGCTATGTATATTGGTTCGACAGGACCAATGGGATTACATCATTTAGTTTATGAGGTAGTCGATAATTCGATAGATGAAGCGCTTGCCGGATTTTGTGATGAAGTAACGATTACAATTCATGTTGATGGCTCAGTAACAGTTGAGGATAATGGTCGCGGAATTCCTGTAGAAATGCATTCAACTCAGAAAAAAACCGCAGCAGAAGTTGTTATGACCGTCCTTCATGCAGGTGGTAAATTTGACAATGATACCTATAAAGTATCCGGTGGACTTCATGGAGTTGGTGTTTCAGTTGTAAATGCTTTATCAGAAAAACTAAATCTTGAAATTCGTAGAAATAATAAAGTTTACAAACAAACTTATGAAAGAGGTGTCCCTTTAGCTCCATTATTAGAAGATGGAGAGACAAAAAAAAGAGGTACAAAAATAACATTTTGGCCCGATGGAGAAATTTTTGAAACTACAGAATTTTCTTTCGAAATACTTTCTCAAAGACTAAGGGAGTTGGCTTTTCTAAATGCTGGGGTAAAAATAAATATTAGCGACGAAAGAAACGATAAATCTCATGAATTTCATTATGAAGGTGGGATTGCCTCTTTTGTCGAATATTTAAACAGGGCTAAAACACCCCTTCATCCAAAACCTATATATTTTCATGGTCAAAAAGAGGGCGTAGATCTTGAGGTGGCTATTCAATATAACGATAGCTACGATGAAAAGCTGTTTAGCTTTGCAAATAATATTAATACCCATGAAGGTGGTACGCATCTTATAGGTTTTAAAGCCGCATTAACTCGCACCATGAACTCCTATGCCACAGCCAATAATTTATTAAAAAATATAAAGACTGCTATTTCCGGTGATGATTTACGTGAAGGTATGGCTGCTGTCATTTCTGTCAAACTCTCCAATCCACAGTTTGAAGGTCAAACCAAAACGAAACTTGGAAACTCAGAAATAAAAGGTTTCGTTGAAACTATGATGAATGACAAACTGGCTATTTTTCTGGAAGAAAATCCCCAAATTGCCAAAAGAATTTTGGAAAAAGGAATTGAGGCTGCAAGAGCACGAGAGGCCGCCAGGAAAGCCAGGGATCTCACCCGCAGAAAAGGTGCTCTCGATGGTTTGGCATTGCCAGGCAAATTGGCTGACTGTCAGGAAAAAGATCCAGCTCTCAGTGAAATTTATCTGGTGGAGGGCGACAGCGCGGGAGGAAGCGCGAAGCAGGGACGTGACCGTCGATATCAGGCTATATTGCCGTTAAAAGGGAAAATTCTGAATGTCGAGAAAGCACGTTTCGATAAAATGTTGACCTCCAATGAAATCAGAACTCTTATTACTGCCATGGGCACTGGTATTGGTAAGGATGATTTTGATATTTCAAAAATGCGATATCATCGCATAATTATTATGACAGATGCTGATGTTGATGGTTCACACATAAGAACACTTCTTTTAACTTTTTTCTTCAGGCAGATGCCTGCAATGATAGAGAGAGGCTATCTCTATATCGCTCAGCCACCTCTTTTTAAAATAAAAAGAGGCAAAAAAGAAATCTATCTTAAAGATGAGTTGTCTTTGCAGGATTACCTTCTAGATGAAGGTACTGAAGGGATGACAATTCAGATGGAAAAAAGTGGAAAAGCGATACGTGGAAAACAAATCATTCCTACCTTGAAAAATATTATAGATTACAACTCCCTTTTTGAAAAGTTGGTTACCAAGGGCGTCAATAAAGAGTTACTTAAAGTTTTTGTTCATGGAAAAGTACAGAACGGCTTTTCTGATATGGATGACCTAACGCCTTTGGCTGAAAGACTAAAAGCCTTGGAACCCCGGGCGGATTTTCAACCAATCAGTGACCCACCTCGAATTCTATTTACACTTGGCAGTATCAGGGCGAGGGTCGATCAGAACATTCTAGAGATCCTTTCCTCCCATGAATATACTCTGCTTCTGCAAGCATATCGCAAGATCGAAGATATATGTAAAGATGAAAAAGCTTTTGTTTCCTCTGAGGGAAAAGAAGAGGCTCAGATTGACAGCGTGCAGGAATTACTGACATTTTTTATGGATCGAGCTAAAAAAGGACAATATATTCAGAGATATAAGGGATTGGGAGAAATGAACCCGGAGCAACTGTGGGAAACGACCATGGATCCTGATAAGCGCGTTTTGCTACAGGTAAAGGTTGAAGATGCGGTTGAAGCTGACGAAATATTTACGGTTCTGATGGGAGACCAGGTCGAACCGAGAAGAGAATTTATTGAAAATAATGCCCTGAATGTATCGAATCTCGATATTTGATTCTTTGTTAAGGACGGCTTCCTGGAGGAACGATGTTATCTGAACATAATAAAGTGACAATCAATATAGAAGATGAAATGCGCAAGTCCTATATGGACTATGCGATGAGCGTAATCATTGGACGCGCTCTCCCTGATGTTCGTGATGGATTAAAACCAGTTCACAGGCGCGTCCTATTTGCCATGAATGATCTTGGCAATGATTATAATAAGCCTTACAAAAAATCTGCTCGAGTTGTTGGTGACGTTATTGGTAAATATCACCCCCATGGAGACTCAGCGGTCTATGATACCATCGTGCGTCTCGCTCAGGACTTCTCCATGCGTCACCCTCTTGTCGATGGTCAGGGGAATTTCGGCTCCGTTGATGGCGATTCGGCCGCGGCCATGCGTTATACCGAGATACGGATGGATCGGTTGGCCCACGAGCTGTTGGCCGACATAGACAAGGAAACCGTCGATTTTGGTCCAAACTACGATGATTCGATGGTTGAGCCGCTCGTTCTTCCAGCAAAATTTCCCAATCTGCTGGTCAATGGTTCTGAAGGAATAGCGGTTGGCATGGCCACCAAGATCCCCCCCCACAACCTTGGTGAAGTCATAGATGGACTGGTGGCGATCATTGATGATCCTCGCATGGATATGGATGATCTCATGCGAATTATTCCAGGTCCTGATTTTCCAACCGCAGGCTTTATTTTCGGTCTGGAAGGTATCAGGGAGGCTTATCGTACCGGCCGCGGTATCATTAAGATGCGGGCGCGGGCGCTGGTCGAAAAAGACAAACGGACAGGAAGAGAAGCGATCATCGTCACCGAAATTCCGTTCCAGGTCAATAAGGCCAGACTTATCGAAAAAATTGCCGAGCTGGTCAAAGATAAAAAACTGGAAGGAGTTTCAGATCTAAGGGATGAGTCCGACCGCGATGGCATGCGCATTGTCATTGAGTTGAAGAAAGACGTCATTCCTACAATCATTCTGAACCAGCTTTACAAGATGACCGCCATGCAGTCGTCCTTCGGCATCATTATGCTGGCTATTGTCGGAGGGCAACCCAAAGTTCTTTCCCTTCGGGATGTTCTGGACCATTTCCTTGATCACCGCAAGGAGGTCGTTACTCGCCGCTGCATATTTGAACTCAAGAAAGCGGAAGCGAGGGCCCATATCCTCGAAGGTTTCAAGATCGCCCTGGATAATCTTGACGAAGTGATAGAGATTATCAAAACGTCGATGAATTCGCCGGAAGCCAAGGAAAGATTGATGGCGCGATTCGCCTTTTCCGATATCCAGGCACAAGCTATTCTTGATATGCGCCTGCATCGGTTGACTGGCCTCGAAAGAGAAAAAATACTGGAAGAGTACCGCAATATTCTTGCCCTTATCGCCAGGCTCAAGGAAATTCTGGCCAGCGAGGTGGAGATTTACAAGATTATTCGGGAGGAAATTCTTGAGGTAAAAGAGAAATTCGCCAATCCAAGAAGAACCGAAATTGTCCCGATGACTGGAGATCTTTCCCTGGAAGATCTGATCGTGGAAGAAGACATGGTTGTGACAGTCACCCATTCAGGTTATATCAAAAGAAATGCTGTTTCTCTTTACCGTGCCCAGAGGCGGGGGGGCAAGGGGAAGTCTGGCATAAAGCCAAAAGACGAAGATTTTGTCGATCGACTGTTTATTGCCTCGACCCACTCGTATGTTTTGGTCTTTACCGATCAGGGCAAGGTGTACTGGCTCAAGGTCCATGAAATTCCGCAGGGCGGAAGAGCTTCTCGCGGCAAGGCGATCGTCAACCTCTTGCAGCTTTCGCAGGAAGAGCAGGTGACTTCCATTCTTCCCGTCAAGGAATTCACCGAGGGCAAATACATCATCACCGCAACGCGCCATGGCATCGTGAAGAAAACGGACCTGATGTCTTACTCCAATCCGCGTTCGGGCGGCATTATCGCCTTGACCATCGATGAAGGGGACCGTCTGGTTTCGACCCGACTGACCGATGGAACCATGGATATTCTTCTGGCCAGTCGTAACGGTAAGGCCATTCGTTTCCCCGAGTCCGGCGTCCGTTCCATGGGCCGCTCGGCCCGAGGTGTCCGTGGCATGATGCTCGAAGAAGACGATCACATCATCGGAATGGAAGTGGTGACGGACACAACAGCCTCGACTTTGGTGACCGTGACCGAAAATGGATATGGGAAGAGGACCGATCTTGACGAATACCGCATTCAGAGCCGGGGCGGAAAAGGCATCATTACCATCAAAACATCTCAGCGAAACGGCAAGGTAATAGATATCAAACTAGTTAGCGATGATGTTGACCTTATGTTCATCACGGATAGGGGTAAAGTCCTGCGGACCAGTGTTGCCGCCCTGTCGGTAATTGGACGCAACACTCAGGGAGTGCGTCTGATGGTGCTTGAGCCGGAAGAAAGGATCGTCGCTGTCGCCAAACTTGCTGAGAAGGATGAGGAAAATGGAGATACAGAGGCTGAAGAAGAAGCTTTTGAGGGAGGAGATCAGGAGGCAGAGGAGGAAATCTAGATTCCCTTTCCGCTTGATTTTAGGCGTTTTTCTCGCCTTGATCCTGCTGTTTGCCACCACCTGGTTTTATGTCGGCCTGGAGGGCAGGCAGGAACGACTTTTCAGCAAAGCCGAGCGATATTTTCAGAGCGGTGAGTATGAAAAAGCAGAGCGTTCATTCCGGCGCGTCTATAAAAAATATCCAGAAAATGAAAAGGCAGCGGAGGCGCTGTACCGATCCGCAGACATTCTTAATCTTTATCTGAAAAAGTACCATGAAGCCATTCTGGCCTTTCTGATGGTTGCTCGGGACTATGATGAGCAGGTCTGGGCACAAAAGGCACAGTTCCAGGTTGCGGATATATACAAAAATCGTCTCAGGGATTATCCTAAAGCCATTGTTGCCTACCAGAAACTTCTTGATCGCGGCGTGGCGGATGCCGACCGCATCCAGTATGAAATAGGAGATGCCTATTTTCGTCTCAACAACTATGAACAGGCCCGCATTGAGTTTGAAAGCCTTGTAAAAAGCTATGGGGAAAGTAATCTTGTCTCAGAGGTGAAATACCGGATAGCCTTGGCCTATTCCCTGGAAGGGCAATTTAAAAAGGCTGAAAAAATTTTTAAGGAGGTCATTGAGGCCTACCCCGATGACCCTTTTGCATTAGAAGCACGCTTCGGTCTGGCAACAGTTCTCGAGGAGCAGGAACGACTGCGAGAGTCGCTGACGGTACTTCAGAAGCTCAAAGGTATCTATCCCAAGGAGGATGCCCTCGCGAAAAGGATCGAGCAGGTCGAGGAGCGCATCCGCAAGAAAAAAAAGGCCATCTGAACAGGACTAAACGATGAATATTGGAGTCATTGGGGCGGGAAGTTGGGGGACAACACTGGCCAATCTCCTGGCCAAAAAAGGCTATGCCGTTTCTCTTTGGGCCTACGAAAAAGACCTGGTGGAGCGGATGGGGGAAACACGGATCAACGATCTGTACCTACCAGGTTGTACCCTCTCCTCAAATATGACGTTTTCGGCAGAGCTTGGCAAAGTCTCTGCTGGAAAAGATCTTTTATTGCTGGTGCCACCATCGCAGGTCATGCGTCGAGTTATGGAGGAGGCCGCCGAGGCCATTGATCCAGACACCTTGATGGTTTCCGCTTCCAAGGGGATCGAAAATAATACCCTGCAAATCATGTCAGAAGTGCTGGCAGAGGTGCTTCCGGGCCATATCAGGAAACTGACCGCCTATCTGTCCGGACCATCTTTCGCCAAGGAAGTCGCGGCAGAACTACCAACCGCCGTTACCGTCGCGGCAGAAAATCCAGCCATAGCCAAAAAAGTACAGGAAATTTTCAGTACAGACTATTTCAGGGTCTATACCAACAAGGATGTCGTCGGTGTGGAACTAGGAGGAGCACTGAAAAATGTCATGGCGTTGGCCGCGGGTGTATCCGATGGTCTGGGATTTGGTTACAATACCAGGGCGGCTCTTATCACGCGGGGGTTGGCTGAAATGAACCGCCTAGGCGCCGCCATGGGAGCTGACCCTGCCACCTTTGCCGGCCTGGCTGGCATGGGAGATCTCGTTCTTACCTGCACCGGGGATCTATCGAGAAACCGTTCGGTGGGTTATGCCCTGGGCCAGGGCCGTACGCTGAACGACATTTTGCAGGAAATGACGATGGTGGCTGAAGGGGTGAAAACGACTCTTTCGACCTATCAGTTGGCCAAAAAGCTTCAGGTGGAGGCCCCCATCACCGAGCAGATGTACCTGATCCTGTATGAAAACAAGAACCCCAGGCAGGCGGTCATCGACCTGATGCAGAGAGAACTCAAATCCGAGGCCGTTTAATTTGAAGGAAAGACAAATGAAAACCCTGCTTGTGGGCTTGCTTGCTCTTATTCTCGCCTCCACGACGGGCGTGGCGGCGCCGCTGGTTCTGATCGAGACAAATCGTGGTTCCATCAAGGTGGAACTTGCATCGGATAAAGCTCCAGCCACGGTGGAGAATTTTCTCGGTTACGTGGAAAGCGGCTTTTATGATGGAACGATTTTCCATCGGGTCATTCCCGGTTTTATGATTCAGGGCGGCGGTTTCGATGAAGGCCTGGAACAAAAGGCCACCAAGGCTCCGATTAAAAACGAAGCAGACAATGGTTTATTGAACCGACGCGGGACCATCGCCATGGCCAGGACCCAAGTGGTTGACAGTGCCACCAGTCAATTTTTCATCAATCTCAAGGACAACACCTTCCTCGATCATCGGAGCAAACTGCCGTCTGCCTATGGATACGCCGTTTTTGGCAAGGTGGCAGAGGGGATGGAGGTAGTGGACGCCATTGCTGCTGAAAAAACGACAGCAGCAGGGGCCAGGTTTCAGAATCTTCCAGTGAAAACCGTGAAAATTCTGTCGATTAGAAAAGTATCTGAAGACTGAGAGTTTGATCCGGCCTTGATCGTCCCGGAGGTGCTCAGGGAAAGAGGCGCAGGCAGTCAATGACCACTGTACGGATCATGACGTACAACATCCGCAAGGCCGTGGGAACCGACGGCCGCAAAGACCCCGGGAGGATAGCCGAGGTCATTGCCGAGGCGGCCCCGGATATTGTCGCCCTCCAGGATATTGACAGGGGCGAAAACGGGGACCAGTTGAAATATCTTTCTTCCCGTCTGGGGATGGAAGCCTTTGGCAACCTTCGTTGTAGCGGTAGCGCTTTTCTTTCTTATTATCCGCTAAAAGGAGTTTCTGCCTACGATCTGGGGGAGGGCGGTTGTTGTACAAAAGCCGACGCCACTCTTTCGGGAAAGAGACTCCACCTTTTTAATGTCCAGCTAACCGCCGATTCGGTCCGCCGCCGGTTCCAGGTGGCAAGCCTTTTGGGGCCGGATCTTCTCGGAAGCTGTCATCTCTGCTGTCCAACCCTCATTCTCGGCGATTTTGCAGACTTCTGGCTTGGAGCCGGAAACATGGCCTTGAATCTTGAGTTGCAAAGGGCCAAGAGACCATGGTGGGGTTCTACCTACCCCTCGCGTCTGCCCCTCTTCGGCCGGGATCGTGCTTACCTGCGTGGCGACCTGCGAGTGATCGATGCCGTGGTCTCACGCACCGGGATGGCCAGGCAGGCTTCCTCCCATCTCCCCATGACGTACACGCTGCATGTCGTGGATCCCCGGCAGTATCTCCATCTAAAAAAAATGAAGAGAAACGGCATGGAAGTCGCCCCAGGTTAGGCACAAGGCCGCGCACTGCCCACGGAAAAAAAGAAAAGGCGGGTTTGATGAGTGCATCGAGCTAGGGTTAGGTTGGAGGATTTCGCACGATGGCGAAAAAAAGGGGACAGTCGCAGGCACTGGAAACTCTGGCGATCCTTGAAGAAATATATCCCGAGGCCCACTGCGCCCTCTATTATCGAAACCCCTGGGAACTTCTGGTGGCGACCATCCTGTCGGCCCAGTGCACCGATGTCAGGGTCAACCAGGTCACCCGGACACTGTTCAGGAAATTTCCGGATATGGAGGCCTTTGCTGCGGCAGATCTGCTAGACCTGGAGGACGCTGTGCGGTCTACTGGTTTTTTCCGCAACAAAGCCAAGGGTATTCAGGGTTCAGCCAAGGTATTGCTGGAAACGCATGGGGGCGCTGTTCCACAAACACTGGCCGAGCTTGTGGTCTTGCCAGGAGTGGGAAGGAAAACAGCGAATGTGGTGCTGGGTAATGCCTTCAACATCCCTGCCATGGTCGTCGATACCCACGTGGGTCGCGTATCGCGACGCCTTGGCTGGACGACCGCTTTAACACCGGAGGCTGTTGAGCAGGATCTGTGTGCGCTATTGCCGTCAGAAAAGTGGACTATGACCAGTCATATCCTTATTTTTCACGGCAGAAGCTTCTGTAAGGCGCCTACCCCATTATGCTCGACCTGCCCCCTGCTGAGCCGTTGTCCCCGACATGGCGTAACGCGGTCACGCTGAGGCAGTTTTTTCTGCCTACAAAAAGAAGGGACTGCCTTGCCGGGCAGCCCCTTTAATATTTCCGCAATAGCAGGATACTCAGCGAAGATCCTCCAGATCAAGTTTGAAGAAGTCCTGGGCGGAAGGTTTTTTTTC
Protein-coding regions in this window:
- the gyrA gene encoding DNA gyrase subunit A — protein: MLSEHNKVTINIEDEMRKSYMDYAMSVIIGRALPDVRDGLKPVHRRVLFAMNDLGNDYNKPYKKSARVVGDVIGKYHPHGDSAVYDTIVRLAQDFSMRHPLVDGQGNFGSVDGDSAAAMRYTEIRMDRLAHELLADIDKETVDFGPNYDDSMVEPLVLPAKFPNLLVNGSEGIAVGMATKIPPHNLGEVIDGLVAIIDDPRMDMDDLMRIIPGPDFPTAGFIFGLEGIREAYRTGRGIIKMRARALVEKDKRTGREAIIVTEIPFQVNKARLIEKIAELVKDKKLEGVSDLRDESDRDGMRIVIELKKDVIPTIILNQLYKMTAMQSSFGIIMLAIVGGQPKVLSLRDVLDHFLDHRKEVVTRRCIFELKKAEARAHILEGFKIALDNLDEVIEIIKTSMNSPEAKERLMARFAFSDIQAQAILDMRLHRLTGLEREKILEEYRNILALIARLKEILASEVEIYKIIREEILEVKEKFANPRRTEIVPMTGDLSLEDLIVEEDMVVTVTHSGYIKRNAVSLYRAQRRGGKGKSGIKPKDEDFVDRLFIASTHSYVLVFTDQGKVYWLKVHEIPQGGRASRGKAIVNLLQLSQEEQVTSILPVKEFTEGKYIITATRHGIVKKTDLMSYSNPRSGGIIALTIDEGDRLVSTRLTDGTMDILLASRNGKAIRFPESGVRSMGRSARGVRGMMLEEDDHIIGMEVVTDTTASTLVTVTENGYGKRTDLDEYRIQSRGGKGIITIKTSQRNGKVIDIKLVSDDVDLMFITDRGKVLRTSVAALSVIGRNTQGVRLMVLEPEERIVAVAKLAEKDEENGDTEAEEEAFEGGDQEAEEEI
- the gyrB gene encoding DNA topoisomerase (ATP-hydrolyzing) subunit B, with the translated sequence MTEPNSNVYGADSIKVLEGLSAVRKRPAMYIGSTGPMGLHHLVYEVVDNSIDEALAGFCDEVTITIHVDGSVTVEDNGRGIPVEMHSTQKKTAAEVVMTVLHAGGKFDNDTYKVSGGLHGVGVSVVNALSEKLNLEIRRNNKVYKQTYERGVPLAPLLEDGETKKRGTKITFWPDGEIFETTEFSFEILSQRLRELAFLNAGVKINISDERNDKSHEFHYEGGIASFVEYLNRAKTPLHPKPIYFHGQKEGVDLEVAIQYNDSYDEKLFSFANNINTHEGGTHLIGFKAALTRTMNSYATANNLLKNIKTAISGDDLREGMAAVISVKLSNPQFEGQTKTKLGNSEIKGFVETMMNDKLAIFLEENPQIAKRILEKGIEAARAREAARKARDLTRRKGALDGLALPGKLADCQEKDPALSEIYLVEGDSAGGSAKQGRDRRYQAILPLKGKILNVEKARFDKMLTSNEIRTLITAMGTGIGKDDFDISKMRYHRIIIMTDADVDGSHIRTLLLTFFFRQMPAMIERGYLYIAQPPLFKIKRGKKEIYLKDELSLQDYLLDEGTEGMTIQMEKSGKAIRGKQIIPTLKNIIDYNSLFEKLVTKGVNKELLKVFVHGKVQNGFSDMDDLTPLAERLKALEPRADFQPISDPPRILFTLGSIRARVDQNILEILSSHEYTLLLQAYRKIEDICKDEKAFVSSEGKEEAQIDSVQELLTFFMDRAKKGQYIQRYKGLGEMNPEQLWETTMDPDKRVLLQVKVEDAVEADEIFTVLMGDQVEPRREFIENNALNVSNLDI
- the recF gene encoding DNA replication and repair protein RecF (All proteins in this family for which functions are known are DNA-binding proteins that assist the filamentation of RecA onto DNA for the initiation of recombination or recombinational repair.); translated protein: MILKNLNIKNFRNLHTLKLDFSEKFNFIYGKNGQGKTNIIEAIYLLANLKSFRVSKNSELITFHKNKASINSTVNFSNYNNIYNLIIENESKKIFINDKKPTNLNDYYGDLKVIVFNPDDINIIKGYPQQRRALLDRAIFLSDKNYLNKLIFFNKCLKQRNLILKNDTKNIDVYNEIFLKSSFDIYYERKKYINRIKPIFNKIYKEITNNNEDPNIIYNENDIKILMAKLEENIEKNIEKEKIYGMTLYGPHRDDPFFLLNDLLIKKYGSQGQQKSFMLAFKSAQVFDIKNETGFCPILLLDDMTSELDSDRRKYFYKFLFNHEGQVFLTGTDKNVFEDKVFMASKFFEVINGSIN
- the dnaA gene encoding chromosomal replication initiator protein DnaA; its protein translation is MNKLWRETLGLLEQELPPQHFSTWIKPIRFISVDKDLVKLEVPNRFILDWITEHYLYLIKNSLENIGAIPYQVKIKVGNAPKEQKNNLVKDTDKEGIKSENETQVQKKKKTWNGAINLNPKYTFKEFVSGSSNQFASAAAMAVANNPATTYNPLFIYGGVGLGKTHLINAIGNKIISENSSMKVCYYTSEKFMNELINSLRYAKMDEFRNKFRSMDVLLIDDVQFIAGKERTQEEFFHTFNSLYESHKQIVVTSDKFPKEIPGLEERLRSRFEWGLIADIQAPDIETKQAILKMKAEQNKIHLPEDVALFLSNSISSNVRELEGYLVRLGAYASLTATPVTLTMAKEVLKDILVEKNKEITVEEIQKIVGAYFNLKIIDLKSSKRLKNLVLPRQIAMYLSRQLTSCSFPDIGEKFGGKDHSTIIHAIKKIEKAMNEDIELRLTISNIRNSITS
- the dnaN gene encoding DNA polymerase III subunit beta encodes the protein MYFIISKDHFLKGLGKVQGIVEKRNTIPILSNVLIEAKDNEVIFTATDLEVGMQTSYESDVKQNGKITVSAKKIYEIVKELPDKDISFKAKDNSWIEIKCNKSIFNIVGLSSDEFPFFPAIQNISYFDVNSEIIKEMLDKTSFSISNDETKYNLNGIFVKTINYKNENKLRFVSTDGHRLSLIQKNTEVSDISELKKGIIIPKKGITELRKIVDESFNSIKIGFIDNNLVVIQGKTTVLMRLVDGEFPDYDRVIPKENNIDIEINVNEFFHALKRISILASEKSKGVKFLFKENILEISSSNPDYGDAKEDLTINYNGPELSIGFNAKYLIDIMSSFTDKNIKISIKDNLSPGLLTPVDSSDYIAVVMPMRI